In Hymenobacter gelipurpurascens, one DNA window encodes the following:
- a CDS encoding TolC family protein: MLPPAFLQAQPTARPNGQLSGLGQPGSVQAAAPDSGQVFSLNDLLTYVTLRHPVARQARLQPERALQEVRYARGLFDPTATSKYYGKTFGGKEYFHDWDSQLRIPIWYGLDVKAGFDRGVGTYVNPENYTSPAGLSYVGLSVPLAQGLLIDERRAAVRQAQALQGLAEAERRGALNKLVLQAAKDYWDWSLNYERLQLLDRNAGLADVRFRAIRQRVRLGDAAAIDSIEALTELQNRQATLSQARVQFRNATLLLSNYLWDEQQQPRDLPATARPQPLPGPTDWRTLSPDSVAALAQLAQQIHPELQKNRAKLSQLGVERRLLSNKLLPKLSVDYNLLQAGQPFSPEKSASLRGTYLQNNYKLGVSFAYPLLLRQERAKLQLNRLKQQETELDLQQDTREIQTGVQTVANDWEALREQLALQQQVVRNAESLRRGEQIRFENGESSVFLINSREATLVSARVKLSELQAKYAQAQAMLRWAAGGVVE; this comes from the coding sequence ATGCTGCCGCCGGCCTTCCTGCAAGCCCAGCCCACCGCCCGGCCAAACGGCCAGCTGAGTGGCCTAGGCCAACCCGGGAGCGTGCAGGCAGCCGCGCCCGATTCGGGTCAGGTGTTCTCGCTCAACGACCTGCTTACCTACGTGACGTTGCGCCACCCGGTGGCCCGGCAGGCGCGGCTGCAGCCGGAGCGCGCCCTGCAGGAGGTGCGCTATGCCCGTGGCCTCTTCGACCCCACCGCCACCAGCAAATACTATGGCAAGACGTTCGGGGGCAAGGAATATTTCCACGATTGGGACTCGCAGCTGCGCATTCCGATATGGTACGGGCTCGATGTGAAAGCCGGCTTCGATAGGGGCGTGGGAACTTACGTCAACCCCGAGAACTACACTTCGCCGGCGGGCCTGAGCTACGTAGGCCTGTCGGTGCCGCTGGCCCAGGGCTTGCTGATAGATGAGCGGCGGGCGGCGGTGCGTCAGGCTCAGGCGTTGCAAGGCCTGGCCGAAGCCGAGCGGCGCGGTGCCCTCAACAAGCTGGTGCTGCAGGCCGCTAAAGACTACTGGGACTGGAGCCTGAACTACGAGCGTCTGCAGCTGCTGGACCGCAACGCCGGCCTGGCCGATGTGCGCTTCCGGGCCATCCGGCAGCGCGTACGGCTCGGTGATGCGGCGGCCATCGATTCTATTGAGGCACTTACGGAGCTGCAAAACCGGCAGGCCACGCTTAGCCAGGCGCGGGTGCAGTTCCGCAATGCCACGCTGCTGCTCAGCAACTACCTCTGGGATGAGCAGCAACAGCCCCGCGACCTGCCCGCCACGGCCCGGCCGCAGCCCTTGCCCGGCCCCACCGACTGGCGCACTCTCTCGCCCGATTCGGTAGCGGCCCTGGCGCAGCTGGCCCAGCAAATTCATCCGGAACTCCAAAAGAACCGGGCTAAGCTCAGCCAGCTGGGCGTAGAGCGCCGCCTGCTTTCCAATAAGCTGCTGCCCAAGCTCTCCGTTGATTATAACCTGCTGCAAGCCGGCCAGCCCTTCAGCCCCGAGAAGTCGGCCAGCTTGCGCGGCACGTATCTGCAGAACAACTACAAGCTGGGCGTGAGCTTTGCTTATCCGTTGCTGCTGCGGCAGGAGCGGGCCAAGCTGCAGCTCAACCGCCTCAAGCAGCAGGAAACCGAGCTGGATCTGCAACAGGACACGCGCGAAATCCAGACGGGCGTACAAACCGTGGCCAACGACTGGGAGGCGCTGCGCGAACAGTTGGCCCTGCAGCAACAGGTGGTACGCAACGCCGAAAGCCTGCGCCGCGGCGAGCAGATCCGCTTTGAAAACGGGGAAAGCTCTGTGTTTCTGATTAATTCCCGGGAGGCCACGCTGGTTTCGGCCCGCGTGAAGCTTTCGGAGCTACAGGCTAAGTATGCCCAAGCCCAGGCCATGCTGCGGTGGGCGGCGGGTGGAGTGGTAGAATAA
- a CDS encoding TetR/AcrR family transcriptional regulator, producing MRDICLSDKLYLRDPQDTELGRRLINESIRLIDEIGLEQFTFKKLAHRMGSTEASLYRYFESKHRLLVYLVSWYWAWLRFQIRFHTHNIPDPSQRLRLVLGILTRAHHDNPTTELDEAALHRIVVNEASKSYLTHDVDENNQSGLFREHKQLVADIASMVSEIRPTYRYPHALVSTLLEASRKQLFFAQHLPSLTDTSGEQAVEANIYSFLEGLAFGTLNQ from the coding sequence ATGAGAGATATCTGCCTGAGCGACAAACTGTATCTGCGCGATCCGCAGGATACGGAGCTGGGCCGGCGGCTCATTAATGAGAGCATCCGGCTGATTGATGAGATAGGCCTAGAGCAGTTCACGTTCAAGAAGTTGGCTCACCGCATGGGCTCTACAGAAGCCTCCCTGTACCGCTACTTCGAAAGCAAGCACCGGCTGCTGGTGTACCTGGTGTCGTGGTACTGGGCGTGGCTTCGGTTTCAGATCCGTTTCCATACCCACAACATCCCCGACCCCAGCCAGCGGCTGCGGCTGGTGCTGGGCATTCTGACGCGGGCCCACCACGACAACCCCACAACCGAGCTGGACGAGGCCGCGCTACACCGCATCGTAGTAAACGAAGCCTCCAAATCTTACCTCACCCACGATGTGGATGAGAACAACCAGAGCGGGCTATTTCGGGAGCACAAGCAGCTGGTGGCCGACATCGCGAGCATGGTGAGCGAAATCCGGCCTACCTACCGCTACCCACATGCGCTGGTAAGTACGTTGCTGGAGGCCTCGCGAAAGCAGCTCTTTTTTGCCCAGCACCTGCCTTCCCTCACCGATACTTCTGGCGAACAAGCCGTCGAGGCCAACATCTATTCCTTTCTGGAAGGGCTGGCTTTCGGAACCCTGAATCAATAA
- a CDS encoding DUF1361 domain-containing protein — protein sequence MPTPLADLSLPQIRQRLNLLLVLGISLTLSVVLITLRVFLAHEIRFVFLMWNLFLAVVPFGLSTMLSLTAGRLKARVLLPVGLVWLLFFPNAPYILTDLFHLEPRPGVPYWYDLALILSCAWNGLMLAYASLTDMQALVTRRLGWWTGWSFATIALLLSSFGVYLGRFLRFNSWDVLTNPLTLFYDIMHRLLHPTDHPATWGVTLLYGAFLLLGYATVRLLGKTGEEVA from the coding sequence ATGCCGACTCCACTAGCCGACTTATCCTTGCCCCAGATCCGCCAGCGCCTCAACCTGCTGCTTGTGTTGGGTATTTCGCTCACCCTGAGTGTAGTACTGATAACCCTCCGGGTATTTCTGGCGCACGAAATCCGGTTCGTATTCCTGATGTGGAATCTATTTCTGGCCGTCGTTCCGTTTGGGCTCAGCACCATGCTCTCCCTCACGGCAGGCCGGCTGAAGGCGCGGGTGCTGCTACCGGTAGGGCTGGTGTGGCTGCTGTTTTTCCCCAATGCGCCCTACATTCTCACCGATCTGTTTCATCTGGAGCCTAGGCCAGGCGTGCCGTACTGGTACGATCTGGCCTTGATTCTGAGCTGCGCCTGGAACGGCCTGATGCTGGCCTACGCCTCCCTCACCGATATGCAAGCCCTCGTGACGCGCCGCCTGGGGTGGTGGACGGGCTGGAGCTTTGCCACCATTGCGCTGCTGCTCAGTTCCTTTGGCGTGTATCTGGGCCGCTTCCTACGCTTCAATAGCTGGGACGTGCTGACCAACCCGCTCACGCTGTTCTACGACATCATGCACCGCCTACTGCACCCCACCGACCACCCCGCTACCTGGGGCGTTACGCTGCTGTATGGCGCTTTCCTGCTGTTAGGTTACGCCACCGTGCGGCTGCTGGGCAAAACAGGTGAGGAAGTGGCCTAG
- a CDS encoding peptidase domain-containing ABC transporter, whose translation MADHTESSLTPGQRMLRLLASERRDITYLYVYAALAGLISLTLPLGVQSVIGFVSSGDVSTSLVVLIGFIVFGTFLVGALQVMQLYLVEFIQQRLFARVSLDFAVRLPRVRTESLGDQYLPELMNRLLDTPTLQKGLSTLLVEFSAAALQILFGLILLSFYHPIFIAFGLLLIALLALMIRVTGPKGLTTSLAESKYKYQVVAWLEDVARTVHTFRHSPRQELALSRTDGLVGGYLSARQSHFRVLLTQFWGFVAFKTLITAALLIIGCWLLISKQINIGQFVAAEIVIILTISAVEKVLLKLDVVYDALTSLDKIGHVLDLPVLEPHTTGTLPLPTQTSGLRMEVRHLTYQYPGGQKQPLQDVTLELTAGEHLGLAGYDGSGKTTLLRVLAGLLPGYTGVVAYEGMALQDISSEALGQYVGANIAHQNLFEGTLLQNLTLDQPHISAEDVAWALELVGLRDDFYARPQGLKTHLSVGTTFSDSVRQKLLLARALVSRPRLLLLDNFLPGVEPAERLRIMRRLLDPSQTWTVVLASNDVRLLELCPRLALLQKGRLVLDGPFASISQQSALRELL comes from the coding sequence ATGGCCGACCATACTGAATCTTCCCTGACGCCGGGCCAGCGGATGCTGCGCCTGCTGGCTTCGGAACGGCGCGACATCACGTACCTCTATGTATATGCGGCCCTGGCCGGCCTCATTAGCCTCACGTTGCCGCTGGGCGTGCAGTCCGTCATCGGGTTTGTGAGTAGCGGCGATGTCAGCACATCGTTAGTCGTGCTGATTGGCTTTATTGTGTTCGGGACGTTCCTGGTAGGGGCGCTGCAGGTGATGCAGCTGTACCTGGTGGAGTTCATTCAGCAGCGCCTGTTTGCCCGCGTCAGCCTCGATTTTGCGGTGCGCCTGCCGCGGGTACGCACGGAGTCGCTCGGCGACCAGTACCTGCCGGAGCTGATGAACCGGCTGCTCGATACGCCCACACTACAGAAAGGCCTTTCTACGCTGCTGGTAGAGTTTTCGGCGGCGGCGCTGCAGATTCTGTTCGGCCTGATTTTGCTCTCCTTTTATCATCCTATCTTCATTGCCTTCGGCTTGCTGCTGATAGCGTTGCTGGCCCTCATGATTCGGGTGACCGGCCCTAAAGGCCTCACAACCAGCCTCGCCGAATCGAAATACAAGTATCAGGTGGTGGCCTGGCTGGAAGATGTAGCCCGCACGGTGCACACGTTCCGGCACTCGCCCCGGCAGGAGCTGGCCCTCAGCCGCACCGATGGGCTGGTGGGCGGCTACCTTTCAGCCCGCCAAAGCCACTTCCGGGTACTCCTGACGCAGTTCTGGGGGTTCGTGGCTTTCAAAACCCTGATTACGGCTGCTCTGCTCATCATTGGGTGCTGGCTGCTGATCAGCAAGCAAATCAACATCGGGCAGTTTGTGGCCGCCGAAATCGTGATTATCCTCACCATCTCGGCTGTAGAAAAAGTGCTGCTCAAGCTGGATGTGGTGTATGATGCCCTGACTTCGCTCGATAAAATTGGCCATGTACTGGACTTGCCCGTGCTGGAGCCGCACACGACCGGCACCTTGCCTTTACCCACCCAAACCAGTGGCCTACGCATGGAAGTACGCCACCTGACCTACCAGTATCCGGGAGGGCAGAAGCAGCCGCTGCAGGATGTGACGCTGGAGCTGACCGCGGGCGAGCATCTGGGGCTGGCCGGCTACGATGGCTCCGGCAAAACCACGTTGTTGCGCGTATTGGCGGGTTTGCTGCCCGGCTACACCGGCGTAGTGGCCTACGAGGGCATGGCCCTGCAGGACATTTCCAGCGAGGCGCTAGGCCAGTATGTAGGCGCCAACATTGCCCACCAAAACCTGTTTGAGGGGACCTTGCTCCAGAACCTGACCCTGGATCAGCCCCACATCAGCGCCGAGGATGTGGCCTGGGCGCTGGAGCTAGTGGGCCTGCGCGACGACTTTTACGCGCGTCCGCAGGGCCTGAAAACGCACCTGAGCGTCGGGACGACTTTCTCCGATAGTGTGCGACAGAAGCTGCTGCTGGCCCGCGCCCTTGTGAGTAGGCCCCGGCTGCTGCTGCTCGATAATTTCCTGCCCGGAGTAGAGCCAGCCGAGCGCCTGCGCATTATGCGCCGCCTGCTGGACCCCTCGCAAACCTGGACGGTGGTGCTGGCCTCCAACGATGTGCGCCTTCTGGAGCTATGCCCCCGGCTGGCCTTGCTCCAAAAGGGCCGCCTTGTGCTCGATGGTCCTTTTGCCAGCATTTCACAGCAGTCTGCGCTACGGGAGCTTCTGTAG
- a CDS encoding HlyD family secretion protein: protein MPFAEHPLEETDPLTAHFRSFKRVQTPRNGRVLARWLGGIGLAVLLAGFLPWTQNIRSNGQLTTLRPQDRPQTVPSTIAGRIASWRVREGQRVKQGDTLVVITEIKEKYFDPELLARTREQLAAKISALEENRGKTVALGSQQTALRAGLSVSLDKARNKVTQTRLKVNSDEAELRAANNDFDIARQQLARQEELYKQGLKSLTELEQRRLKFQESTAKRQAVENKLGASRQELTNAQLELSSLQADYQDKLSKSESERRSAVAYQFDSEGQISKLRNELANLSIRSGYYHIQAPQDGYVVRALKQGIGEIVKEGEAILTVMPIAPALSAELYVRPMDIPLLSVGRKVRLQFDGWPALVFTGWPGTSFGTFGGRVAVIDNIDSQGQYRILVTPDPDLEPWPEPLRVGSGVYGWALLDDVPIWYELWRQLNGFPPDFVGAPSDKAKSGLAGKKEAKAADSGEEEEAK from the coding sequence ATGCCTTTCGCCGAACATCCCCTCGAAGAAACTGACCCGCTGACGGCGCATTTCCGCTCGTTCAAACGGGTGCAGACGCCGCGCAACGGCCGCGTGCTGGCCCGCTGGTTGGGCGGAATAGGCCTAGCAGTGCTGCTGGCGGGGTTTCTGCCCTGGACGCAGAACATCCGCTCCAACGGGCAGCTCACCACCTTGCGCCCCCAAGACCGGCCCCAAACGGTGCCCAGCACTATTGCCGGCCGCATTGCGAGCTGGCGCGTGCGGGAGGGCCAGCGCGTGAAGCAGGGCGATACGCTGGTCGTCATTACCGAAATCAAGGAGAAGTACTTCGACCCCGAGTTGCTGGCCCGTACCCGTGAGCAGCTGGCGGCCAAGATTTCGGCCCTCGAAGAAAACCGGGGCAAAACGGTGGCCCTCGGCTCTCAGCAAACCGCTTTGCGGGCGGGTCTGAGCGTAAGCCTCGACAAGGCCCGCAACAAAGTCACCCAGACCCGTCTCAAGGTAAACTCCGACGAGGCCGAGCTGCGCGCCGCCAACAACGACTTCGATATTGCCCGCCAGCAGCTGGCGCGCCAGGAAGAGCTCTACAAACAGGGTCTTAAGAGCCTCACGGAGCTGGAGCAGCGGCGCCTGAAGTTTCAGGAAAGCACCGCCAAGCGCCAGGCCGTAGAAAATAAGCTGGGCGCCAGCCGCCAGGAGCTGACCAACGCGCAGCTGGAGCTGTCGTCGTTGCAGGCCGATTACCAGGACAAGCTATCCAAGTCGGAGTCGGAGCGCCGCTCGGCAGTAGCCTACCAGTTCGATTCGGAGGGACAGATATCCAAGCTCCGCAACGAGCTGGCCAACCTGAGCATCCGCTCGGGCTACTACCACATTCAGGCCCCGCAGGATGGCTACGTGGTGCGCGCCCTCAAGCAGGGTATCGGCGAAATTGTGAAGGAAGGCGAAGCCATCCTGACCGTGATGCCCATTGCCCCGGCGTTGTCTGCCGAGCTCTACGTGCGCCCCATGGATATTCCGCTGCTCAGTGTAGGCCGTAAGGTGCGGCTGCAGTTTGATGGCTGGCCCGCGCTGGTGTTTACCGGCTGGCCCGGTACCAGCTTCGGCACATTCGGGGGCCGGGTGGCCGTTATCGATAACATTGACTCTCAGGGCCAATACCGCATTCTCGTGACACCTGACCCTGATTTGGAGCCCTGGCCGGAACCCTTGCGGGTAGGCTCCGGGGTGTACGGTTGGGCCCTGCTAGATGATGTTCCGATCTGGTACGAGCTGTGGCGCCAGTTGAACGGCTTCCCGCCCGACTTCGTGGGCGCCCCTTCCGACAAGGCCAAAAGTGGCCTAGCGGGCAAGAAAGAAGCTAAAGCGGCAGATAGCGGCGAGGAGGAGGAAGCGAAATGA